The sequence ATTTCGACGCGCTCCTTGGCGCGCATGCCGAAACCCAGTGTCATCAGCACCATCAACGTCAGCAGCAGCAGCGTCAGCGCGAACAGCACCAGCGCCTGGCCTCGCCGCGAGTGCCTCACGAGCCGTGGAGATTGCACGCGGGACCTCCCATGAAGTACTCGGACATGACGGGCGTCATCATTCGCATGGCCGCGTTGACCTGGATGGGGAACACGAAGTGTCCCTGGTCGCTCCAGCGCACCATGCGCGTGCCCAAATCACCGCCGGGCCAGCCGTCGCGCCCCAGCGTGGCGCTCGTCTCGCCCCACCACGCGGAGCGGCGCTGCACTGGCATCAGCGGGTTGGCCGCCGTGTAGCGCCGGAGCCGGAAGTGGGCCAGCAGCATGCGGCTCATCACCCAGTTCGCGAAGGGGACGCGCATGTAGTACCAGGCCACCATGCGTATCTCCAACGTGCGGGCCCGCAGCGCCGCCGCGTTGTCCGTGGGCTGATCAAAGAGCAGGTCCTCGCCCCCCGTCAGCTCCTGCGCCCAGCCGGCATCCGGTGACTCCCGGACGATTTCAATCAACGGCTCGTTGAAGTCGCGCCCGTAGGAGTTGCGCACCCGGAATTGGTTGTGACGGCGGGGGGAAAAGGCCGCCGCCAGGGTTGCCGAGCTGTCCGTGCGCGCCACCGTGGGCAGCATGGTCACCAGCGCCGCGTGCATCATCGGCAGGCAGTTGCCGTGGTTGATGCTGCCCGCGCGCACCGCCCGGTATGCCGCCACCTGCGCCAGGATGCGGGCCTGGAGCATCATGAAGAGCTGCAGTGTCCCCAGGACAAGGAACACCACCAGCGGAAGGGTCAGCGCCGCTTCCACCGCGGCCTGTCCCGACTGACGTCGTGTGCGTGGGGTGCCTCGGTGGATCATACGAGCCTCCACCATCCTATTTCTCGTTGATTGAGGAATCGGTCAAATGGCCCGGCGTCCTGAAGACGCGCGATTTCACTAGGAGAACAAAATCAGCAATTCTTGAAGTCCCAGCAAATACGACATGGCGCGTCAACAAGCGGACATTGGGCGGGGCGCCTTCAGCGGTTGAGGACGAAGCCGCAGGCGGAGTCGAGCACCACCTTGGCACCCGCCAGCGCGTCCAGCAGCCGGGCGTAGTGGGTGCG is a genomic window of Myxococcus virescens containing:
- a CDS encoding TadE/TadG family type IV pilus assembly protein, translated to MVEARMIHRGTPRTRRQSGQAAVEAALTLPLVVFLVLGTLQLFMMLQARILAQVAAYRAVRAGSINHGNCLPMMHAALVTMLPTVARTDSSATLAAAFSPRRHNQFRVRNSYGRDFNEPLIEIVRESPDAGWAQELTGGEDLLFDQPTDNAAALRARTLEIRMVAWYYMRVPFANWVMSRMLLAHFRLRRYTAANPLMPVQRRSAWWGETSATLGRDGWPGGDLGTRMVRWSDQGHFVFPIQVNAAMRMMTPVMSEYFMGGPACNLHGS